The genomic DNA CGTGGCTGGGTTTGTTTTCACCGCGTGTATTGTCGGCGCCTCCGGCTACAGGTCCGGAGTTGGTGCCCTGCGGACGGCCGCTTACATTCTTATTCTCGTCAAAATTTCCTTCGTTCTCGATATTTCTGTTATTCGTGCTCATCGTTTGTCTCCTTTTGGTTTGTAGAACATTCACTTTCTTTACCCCGGGCAGTGCCATGGGGGGAATTACTTTTTACGGGGAAAGCGCCATTTCGATCAAATAAAAAGCAGTCGATCCTGTACAATTTTGTCTTCCCGAAGCTCCTCCATATGCTAACCGGCAGTTGCTGCACGTGCGCTTACCCGCCCAGCAAAGCAGGATCAAAGTATAGCAAAGCCTGGACTTCTAAACTGCCCGGCATGCTGTTAACACAAGGTCCGTGATCTATGCCATAATAATGGTGAACGGCGCTGCCCGGCAACAACCAGGTAAGAATCGGGAAGAGTCTGTTATCGCTTTTAAGGCCGGCGCAGGCAAAATTACGGGTTGTCAGTTAGCCGTTTGAGATAGCTATGCGGAGCAGAATCAGTGTTATTTGGCGCTGACGGCAACTTCAGCAAGCAGGCTGCTTACCTCCTGTTATACCGGTAAAAGGGCGTTGCAGCTCGACGCGGCGGGAACGGGGCACCAAGCTTTTAAACTTGCCGGCCTGAAGTTTAGAAAAGTAGTCTGGCGCTAGGTGCAGGTATTTCCTTTGTTCATGATCAGGATGGTGGAGACTATTTTCTGCGCCAGGTCCGCTTCCAGCTCCAGGGCAGAGTAGAGGTACGTGATCAGTTCCTTTTCCTGATCAGTGATTACGCAGTCGGAAAGCACCAGCTGGATGGTCAGGGCAAAAAGCGTCGCCCTGTTCTCAGGGGCAATTTTGTCTACCGAGTTATCGATCAATACTTTACTGCCATATTGGGCATGCGCATAGAAAACCGTTCGGCTGTAGGCCATGATATCATGTCCTTCAAAAAGCTTCTTAGTGGCTAAGGTTTGTGCCAACACGTCGAGTTCTTCATCGGCTACATGATCATCCACGGCGATGCAGGCCTGCATGATCGCTATCCAGGCCTCCTGCTCATTTTGTGGGACATAGGCCTGTGAAGGGGTTGCCACAGACCTGCCTTTTGTATTGAAAATACCTTCCATTGCTTTCGGTTTATACGTCAAAGGTAAGTACTTTATCTTCCGCGCATTTGTTATTCTTGTTCCATTTTTTCGAACGAAGGAAGAAAAAAATTGAAAAATACACTTCTTAAATACTAAAAATAATAGCATTATGAGCTGTTAATTGAAATATTATCCAACTTATAAGTATAAAATGCGTATAAAATTAGCAAAACTAACGATAAAACATATGAAGCTGAAGATAGATGAAAAACCATTCTTGCCGGAAGGACGACATGTGGTCAAGATCACGGAAGTGGAAGAAGGCAAAAGTGAAAACAAGGATATTCCATTTATAAACTGCCGCCTCGAAAATGAAGAGGGCTTTGTGAACCAGCGGTTTTACCTGAGCGAACCCGGGCAGCCTATCCTGGCGGCTTTCCTCAAAGCGGTCGGAATTGCCAAAACTGAGGTAGATTCGAAAGAGCTGAAAGGAAAGTCGCTATCTGTGGAAGTGGAAGAGCGCTCTTACGAGGATGCAGAAGGCAAAGAAAAGACCATCAAGCAGGCCACGCATTTCGAGGCAGTAGGCAAATCAGAAATCTCCGACAGGATTTAAGGGAAGCATACTGATCAAAAAAGGGAGCCTTTTGGCTCCTTTTTTGATTTAAAAGTGGGTAGTAAGTATAAAGCCATCCGGGACTTTGCCGTAAGTATACTTTAAGCGTGATCCTTAAAACGAAGCCAGGGCATGATGGCAGAAAGACACAGGTATGATACTGGTAGGTTAACGGCAACACTCGGAAAACCAGCCAGCAAGAAAGCAGGAGCCAGGGGCACACAACCGCTGGGCCTCGACAAAGAGAAGGATGGGCTCATGTATGTTCCGCAGGGCTATCACAGCGGCCAACCCGCTGCACTGGCTGTTATGTTGCATGGGGCCGGCGGTAGTGCCGGGCAGGGCCTGCTGTTACTGTAGCGCTACGCAGATGAAAAGAATATCATTCTGGTAGCACCTGCTTCCAGGTTATACTCCTGGGATATTATTGCCAGCAATGCGTTTGGACCGGACGCACGCTATATTGATCAGGCGCTTGCCTATACCTTTGATAACTACGCTGTTGATCCGACGCGCGTAGCCATTGGCGGGTTTTCAGATGGCGCTTCCTATGCGTTTAGTCTGGGCTTAACGAATGGCGATCTGTTCACCCACATCATTGCCTTTTCACCAGGTTTTGCCTTTACACACGAAACGAAAGGAAGTCCTGCCATTTTTATCTCGCATGGTTTGCACGACACGGTATTGCCCATCAATGCCTGCAGCAGGCGTATTGTGCCGCAGCTACAACAGCAGGGCCTAAGTTATAACGTACATTAAGTTTGAAGGCGGCCACGAAGTTCCGGTTGCTGTTGCTGATCGTGCAGTGGCCTGGTTCATGACATAAAGCGCACATCCGGCAAGTATATCCAGTCTCTTTCTGATGCTGAATTTACAACGATTTCATATGCATTGCCCGGTAAGAATACCCGCTACCTGCTGGTCTCAGCTTTCTTATTAATGGGTGTGCCAACCTATCGAAACTTTGCCTAAAAGCCCTCTGTTTCGCTACTATGACCGGATTGATGAGCATAATGATGATAGCAGCCTTGCTCGCCTCGGTGGATAGCCAGGAGGCGGAGATTACCAGGTTCCGTTTTTACAAAGAGCCCCACGGTACCTGGTATATTGACCTGCCCGACTGGGCCCAAAGGAGACCTGGCCATGGTTGCCGGCGCCGACGACATGCTGGGTTACCTGGCCAGGGGCAGCCATGATGTGGTAGTAGAGATGCGTGAGCAGCCGTTTGCCGGGGCACTGGTGATGAAGCGCATAACAGTGGGAGAGCCCGGCAGTGGTGCCTACTACCAACCTATCGGGCACCACATAACATCTGTGTGGCTCTGCGATGTGACCTTGTATGCCCTGGGCAAGTTTCCGGATATAATCTACTTCCGGGCCGTAGAATAGGTGTGAAGGAGGAATGGTCGGGCGGACCCGCAAAGGGAGCCTGGAAGTATAAATTTTAGACAGGTGCGCGTTCAATCTTCCGGACCTGACTAAGAATGCATCTGCAATGCCTTTACACCTATAAATCAATGAAAGCTGGAACAAAACTGCTGTTGCTGGTCATTTTACTGGCCATAAGTCCGCGCCTTTTCAGCCAGGCCAAACAAATCCGCTATGCCGACCTGGTGAGCAGGCTCACCGATCTGAAAGCCTTAGCCGTGTCGCCGGAGCCGGGCGAGAAAAGTGCCATGTGGTCGAGCTACGACCGCCGCAGCAAGGTAAACGCCAACGGAAAGTTTATCTTCTGGGATGCCAACGACGATGGCCTCAACCCACAGTACATTCGCAAGGAAGGCAAGAACATGGTGCTGGCCGAAATGGAAGGCCCCGGTGTCATTGTGCGCATGTGGTCGGCCAGCCCGGGCAAAGGCTATGTCAAGATCTACCTCGATGGGCAGCCAACGCCTGTATTGGACCTGCCGTTCATTCAATATTTCGACACTACAGCTACGCCGGCCTTCGGCTACTCCCAACTGGTGTATGAAACAAAAGCGCGCGGCTTCAATAACTACGTGCCTATTACCTACCAGAAATCCTGCAAGATCGTGGCCGAGCCGGAATGGGGGCAGTACTACCATTTCAATTATATCACTTTCCCGAAAGACACCAAGGTTGAAGCCTTTAACCCCAAGCCCTCTCCAGATAACAAGGCAGCCTTAGCTACGGCAAACCGTTTTTTTGCTAGCCGGCTCGGTGAGCTGCCTTATCCGGTGAAAGCTACGGAGACAAAAGAAGTAGTTGAAACCATTCCCGCAGGCGGGGCTAAAACCATCACGATTAGCGGCCCAAAGGCCATCCATACTTTGCGGGCGCAACTGCAGGTGGAAAATAAGAGCCGGCTGGACGAAGCGCTTCGCAAACTGACTTTGCAGATAAATTGGGATGACGAAAAAGAGGCTGCCGTGTGGTCGCCCATCGGAGACTTTTTTGGTTCGGCACCAGGCTACAATCTTTACCGAACTTTGCCGATGGGGATGACGAAGGAGGCCATGTACAGCTACTGGTACATGCCTTTCCAACAATCGGCCACCATCACGCTTACTAATAATTTTGATCAGCCGGTTACCGTGAATTTAGTTATCGGGTTGGAGAAACTGAGCGGCACCGGGCAGAACATGAGTCGTTTCCATGCCAAATGGCACCGCAACCTGGCTCCGCCCGCTGATACAGCTCGCTGGCCTGACTGGACCGTTTTGGAAACCGCAGGCAAAGGCCGTTTCCTGGGCATGTCGCTGCTGGTCTGGAATCCGAAAGGCGGATCTAACAAGCAGTATGGCGGCGAAGGCAGCTGGTGGTGGGGCGAAGGCGACGAGAAGTTCTTTGTAGATGGCGAGAAGTTTCCGTCCACGTTTGGCACCGGAACCGAGGACTATTTTGGCTATGCCTGGTGCATGCCCGACTATTTTACGCGAGCCTTCCACAGCCAGAACCACACCGAGGGCAACATGGGCTACCAGTCGCTCAACCGCTGGCAGGTCATCGACAATGTGCCGTTTCAGACATCCTTCAAAGGCTACCTCGAAAAATACTTCCCGGATAAGTGGCCCACGCAGTATGCCGTAACCACCTACTGGTACCTCGACAAAGGCGGCAAAGACCCCATCCAATCAACGCCTGTGGCCGAACTCTATGGCTATGAAACGCCATTTGAAGCGTACCGCGTACCCGGTGTGATAGAAGGGGAAAATATGAAAGTGGAGAAGAACACGGGTGGCTGGGAAAACACGGATTGGTTTGTAGATGAACGCCTGTTTGATCAGGTAAGCGGGCATAAGGTGCTGATCTGGAACGGAGAGCCCAAAAAGGAAAACAAACTGGCAGCTTCCTTCCATATTCAGAAGCCGGGTAAGTATAAACTGGTGATGCAGGTGGTCCGGTCTCCGGAAGGCGGCCGGTTTCAGACGGCCGTGAACGGCCAACCCGTAAAGCAGGAGCTCAACTTCAAAAGCGACGTAAAGCCCGGAAAAGCCGAACCGATCGAACTGGGCACATTTGAGCTGAAGCCGGGGAAACAGGTGCTGGAATTTAAGTGGCTGCCGACGGAAGGATACGGGCAGAACATGATGATCGACTTCGTAAACCTGGAAGCCATCTAAGCCGGAGGTATACTATCAAAGCCACTGCCATACTTACTATGCAGCAGGTATGGCGGTGGCTTTAATGGCTTCTATATAAAAGATCCGGCGGTTCCTGCAGCGAGCTCCTGTTCCGTTTAGCAGTGTTGGAATTACTACTCATACCTCTTTTTTACAGGGTCGACTATTTTTGTAAAAGCTCTATATATACAAATTTAAGTATAATGGGTGATGCAGCGGATATGCCTGTTTTCTCCTGTTAAGCGGCTGTCCTTATACTTTGACAACTGCGCGTGTCTGCGTTGCAAATGCTTTTAATCCTATTTGCTTTGCCTCTTCCTGTAACTTTGATCGTGCAGATAAGTATCTACATAAATGTGATACAAAAACTGTACAGGTCCAGGATTTCATACTTGCCTCCCTGCCCCGTCGCTGTATCAGACGCAATGTGTAACTATAACTGAAAACAACCTTATGCTGGCAATGAATTATAGAGGACCCAAGCGGGTCCGTATCGACAATAAACCTATCCCAGAAATATTGCATCCCCAGGATGCGATCGTGCGGGTGACGCGCTCCTGCATTTGCGGGTCCGATCTTCATTTATACAACGGCAACGTGCCCGATACCCGGGTAGGCTCTACTTTCGGGCATGAGTTTGTTGGAATAGTAGAAGAAATAGGCCCTGAGGTAACGAAGGTAAAAGTGGGCGACCAGGTGATCGTACCCTTCAATATTGCCTGCGGACAATGTGCTTTCTGCAAGCAGGAACTATACGGCAACTGCCATGAGTCTAACCCGGAGGCTACCGCTGTTGGCGGCATTTTCGGCTATTCGCATACGGCCGGCGGCTACAATGGCGGACAGGCCGAGTACGCCCGTGTCCCGTACGCCAACGTGGGCCCGACCGTCATTCCGGAAGGCATGGACCTGGATGATGCCGTTTTGCTCACCGACGTGGTGCCCACCGGCTACCAGGCCGCTGAAATGGCGGGCATCCAGAAAGGCGATACGGTGGTAGTTTTTGGTGCCGGTCCTATCGGCATTATGGCGGCCAAGTGTTCGTGGCTGTTCGGGGCAGGCCGTGTGATCGTAATTGACCAGGAAGAATATCGCCTGGAGTTTGCCCGCAACTACTCGAACTGCGAAGCCTATAACTTCCGGGAAATGGAAGATCCGGTAGTCTTTATAAAGAAAACGACTGACTGGATGGGAGCCGATGTCTGCATAGATGCGGTAGGGGCCGAAGCAGCCGGCAACGTGATGCAGACCATTACCGGCCGGAAAGCGCTGCTGCAGGCCGGCTCGGCCACTGCACTGCACTGGGCCATCAACTCAGTGAAAAAGGGCGGCATCGTTTCGATTGTCGGGATCTACGGACCGACAGATAACCTGGTGCCGATCGGCAACGTGGTAAACAAAGGCATTACGATTCGGGCCAACCAGGCCTCTGTAAAGCGCCTGCTGCCGCGCATGATCGAACATGTGCAGAATGGGGTGATCAACCCGAAAGGGCTTATCACGCACCGCATTCCGCTGGAAGAGGTAGCGGATGGCTATCGTATGTTTGCAAACAAGCTGGATAACTGCATTAAAACTGTTCTTATTCCACCGTCAGCCAGATAGAAAAAGCAGAAACATTATGGAAAATAACATTCAGGATTATACTAAAATAAAAGGGTGGGGCATTGATGCGGATCCGAAGAACGATCCGACATACCCCATGAAACGCCGTACCGACGAAGAGCAGAAAGGCTATAGCTGGCCGCGGCCCACGCTGCAACATGAAAGCGTAGAAGTGCTGCACTCCATCGAACGCCCGAATCTATCGGCCGTTTTCGGAACGTCCGTGCCGCCATCAGGTTTAAGTGGCATGATCCGGCGTTTTGCCTTTAAGTACAGCGAGAACAGCTACCTGCATTGGTTGCCGCTTTTGCTGGCTGACCGGGTAAATGTGGTGGAAGGCATTATTGAAGACATTTCCCATGGCACGGCTCCCAATATTTTTGCTGAGAAGGGCTATGGATCAGAATGGAAGTATAACCGCCTCAACTTCATAACCAAGATGACAGTTATTGCTGCTGTCACCACTGCGGCGGTCCTGTTGCTGACCCGCGATTCGGATGAAGAATAGCAGCGGAGTTGCCTAACGGAAAGGAAAGCCAGCAACGTTGTTGTAGCTGGCTTTCCTTTTTTGTAGCGGCTACTGGCCTCAGTCCTGTAAAACATTCGGTGCTGTGCTTTTCACTTGCCGGCGCTTTCAAAG from Pontibacter liquoris includes the following:
- a CDS encoding tellurite resistance TerB family protein; this encodes MATPSQAYVPQNEQEAWIAIMQACIAVDDHVADEELDVLAQTLATKKLFEGHDIMAYSRTVFYAHAQYGSKVLIDNSVDKIAPENRATLFALTIQLVLSDCVITDQEKELITYLYSALELEADLAQKIVSTILIMNKGNTCT
- a CDS encoding alpha/beta hydrolase, whose protein sequence is MDQALAYTFDNYAVDPTRVAIGGFSDGASYAFSLGLTNGDLFTHIIAFSPGFAFTHETKGSPAIFISHGLHDTVLPINACSRRIVPQLQQQGLSYNVH
- a CDS encoding zinc-dependent alcohol dehydrogenase, whose protein sequence is MLAMNYRGPKRVRIDNKPIPEILHPQDAIVRVTRSCICGSDLHLYNGNVPDTRVGSTFGHEFVGIVEEIGPEVTKVKVGDQVIVPFNIACGQCAFCKQELYGNCHESNPEATAVGGIFGYSHTAGGYNGGQAEYARVPYANVGPTVIPEGMDLDDAVLLTDVVPTGYQAAEMAGIQKGDTVVVFGAGPIGIMAAKCSWLFGAGRVIVIDQEEYRLEFARNYSNCEAYNFREMEDPVVFIKKTTDWMGADVCIDAVGAEAAGNVMQTITGRKALLQAGSATALHWAINSVKKGGIVSIVGIYGPTDNLVPIGNVVNKGITIRANQASVKRLLPRMIEHVQNGVINPKGLITHRIPLEEVADGYRMFANKLDNCIKTVLIPPSAR
- a CDS encoding glycoside hydrolase family 172 protein; amino-acid sequence: MKAGTKLLLLVILLAISPRLFSQAKQIRYADLVSRLTDLKALAVSPEPGEKSAMWSSYDRRSKVNANGKFIFWDANDDGLNPQYIRKEGKNMVLAEMEGPGVIVRMWSASPGKGYVKIYLDGQPTPVLDLPFIQYFDTTATPAFGYSQLVYETKARGFNNYVPITYQKSCKIVAEPEWGQYYHFNYITFPKDTKVEAFNPKPSPDNKAALATANRFFASRLGELPYPVKATETKEVVETIPAGGAKTITISGPKAIHTLRAQLQVENKSRLDEALRKLTLQINWDDEKEAAVWSPIGDFFGSAPGYNLYRTLPMGMTKEAMYSYWYMPFQQSATITLTNNFDQPVTVNLVIGLEKLSGTGQNMSRFHAKWHRNLAPPADTARWPDWTVLETAGKGRFLGMSLLVWNPKGGSNKQYGGEGSWWWGEGDEKFFVDGEKFPSTFGTGTEDYFGYAWCMPDYFTRAFHSQNHTEGNMGYQSLNRWQVIDNVPFQTSFKGYLEKYFPDKWPTQYAVTTYWYLDKGGKDPIQSTPVAELYGYETPFEAYRVPGVIEGENMKVEKNTGGWENTDWFVDERLFDQVSGHKVLIWNGEPKKENKLAASFHIQKPGKYKLVMQVVRSPEGGRFQTAVNGQPVKQELNFKSDVKPGKAEPIELGTFELKPGKQVLEFKWLPTEGYGQNMMIDFVNLEAI
- a CDS encoding DUF6717 family protein: MTCPTGPKGDLAMVAGADDMLGYLARGSHDVVVEMREQPFAGALVMKRITVGEPGSGAYYQPIGHHITSVWLCDVTLYALGKFPDIIYFRAVE